The Ruminococcus bovis genome includes a region encoding these proteins:
- a CDS encoding ribose-phosphate diphosphokinase: MNFNGKDIKIFSGSSNKDVAQGIAGCLGLPLGKSNCCTFSDGEIAVSLNESVRGSDCFIVQSTCTPVNDNLMEMLIMIDAMKRASAGRITAVMPYFGYARQDRKAKARDPISAKLCADIITAAGADRILTMDLHANQIQGFFNIPVDHLIGAPILAAHMREKMGTNADDYVVVSPDLGSVTRARNFAAKIGCGLAIIDKRRQKANVSEVMNIIGDAKGKRVILVDDMIDTAGTLCNAAEAIIEKGGAVDVTACATHAVLSGPAIDRIKKSPIKEVVLLDTVPIPEDKMLDKFTILPVAPVFAEAIERIYSDKPVSPINS, translated from the coding sequence ATGAATTTCAATGGTAAAGACATTAAGATTTTCTCCGGCTCATCTAACAAAGATGTAGCACAGGGAATCGCAGGTTGTCTTGGACTTCCACTTGGAAAAAGCAATTGCTGTACATTCTCTGATGGTGAAATTGCAGTTTCACTTAACGAGTCTGTAAGAGGTTCTGATTGCTTTATTGTACAGTCAACATGTACACCTGTAAATGATAATCTTATGGAAATGCTAATTATGATTGATGCTATGAAGAGAGCTTCTGCCGGTAGAATTACTGCAGTTATGCCTTACTTCGGTTATGCTCGTCAGGACAGAAAAGCAAAGGCTAGAGATCCAATCTCAGCTAAACTTTGTGCAGATATTATTACTGCTGCCGGTGCTGACAGAATCCTAACAATGGATCTTCATGCAAATCAGATTCAGGGCTTCTTCAACATTCCTGTTGACCACCTAATCGGTGCTCCAATCCTTGCAGCACATATGAGAGAAAAGATGGGTACAAACGCAGATGATTATGTTGTTGTTTCCCCAGACCTTGGTTCAGTTACAAGAGCAAGAAACTTTGCAGCTAAAATCGGTTGTGGTCTTGCTATTATTGATAAGAGACGCCAGAAAGCTAATGTTTCTGAAGTTATGAACATTATTGGTGATGCTAAGGGTAAGAGAGTTATCCTAGTTGATGATATGATTGATACAGCCGGTACACTATGTAACGCTGCTGAAGCTATCATCGAAAAGGGTGGTGCTGTTGATGTTACTGCTTGTGCTACACACGCAGTTCTATCAGGTCCTGCTATTGACAGAATTAAGAAGAGTCCTATTAAGGAAGTTGTTCTTCTTGATACAGTGCCTATCCCAGAAGACAAGATGCTTGATAAGTTCACTATTCTTCCTGTTGCTCCTGTATTTGCAGAAGCTATTGAAAGAATTTATTCTGACAAGCCGGTTTCTCCAATTAACTCATAA
- a CDS encoding sugar phosphate nucleotidyltransferase, with amino-acid sequence MSNCAIILAGGEGKRMKSNLPKPMSEVLGKPMLRWVIDSVKSAGVDDICVVKGYKKECIDEFVSTLPFEVETVYQAERLGTGHAVMMAKDFLEKHSGNVVILNGDAPFMDAKTISDALALHTEKGSVATVISAKVSDPTGYGRIVRDENDNFLKIVEQKDCNEEEKKINEINSGGFWFNCEKLLSVLGEIKSDNNAKEYYLPDALKLLLDKNEVVSAFVSDNPDTVLGANDPEQLKELNEIAKSKGYK; translated from the coding sequence ATGAGTAACTGTGCAATTATTTTGGCAGGTGGCGAAGGTAAAAGAATGAAAAGTAACCTTCCTAAACCAATGTCAGAAGTTTTGGGAAAGCCAATGTTAAGATGGGTTATCGACTCAGTAAAGTCAGCCGGTGTTGATGACATATGTGTAGTAAAAGGCTACAAGAAGGAATGTATTGATGAATTTGTAAGTACGCTTCCTTTTGAAGTAGAAACTGTTTATCAGGCTGAGCGTCTTGGTACAGGTCATGCAGTTATGATGGCTAAGGACTTTTTGGAAAAGCACAGTGGCAATGTTGTTATTCTTAATGGTGATGCTCCTTTTATGGATGCAAAGACTATTTCCGATGCACTTGCTCTTCATACAGAGAAGGGTAGTGTTGCAACAGTAATTTCAGCTAAAGTTTCTGACCCTACAGGTTACGGCAGAATTGTCAGAGATGAAAATGACAATTTCCTAAAGATTGTTGAGCAGAAAGATTGTAATGAAGAAGAAAAGAAAATTAATGAAATCAACTCAGGTGGTTTCTGGTTTAACTGCGAAAAGTTACTTTCAGTTTTAGGTGAAATTAAAAGTGATAACAATGCTAAGGAATATTACCTTCCTGATGCACTAAAACTTCTATTAGATAAGAATGAAGTTGTTTCAGCATTTGTTTCCGACAATCCGGATACTGTTTTAGGTGCTAATGACCCTGAACAGTTAAAGGAACTTAACGAAATCGCTAAGAGCAAAGGTTATAAATAA
- the ppdK gene encoding pyruvate, phosphate dikinase has product MSHKYVYLFKEGNKDMRNLLGGKGANLAEMTGLGLPVPQGFTITTEACTKYYEDGRKINDEIQAEIMEYIIKMEEITGKKFGDKENPLLVSVRSGARASMPGMMDTILNLGLNEDVVAVMAEKSNNPRWAWDCYRRFIQMYSDVVMEVGKKYFEVLIDEMKDKKGVTQDVELTAEDLQELAEQFKAEYKKQIGVDFPTDPKEQLMGAIEAVFRSWDNPRANVYRRDNDIPYSWGTAVNVQAMAFGNMGDDCGTGVAFTRDPSTGAKGLFGEFLTNAQGEDVVAGVRTPMHISEMEQKFPEAFAQFKTVCKTLEDHYRDMQDMEFTVEHGKLYMLQTRNGKRTAQAALKIACDLVDEGMRTEEEAVAMIDPRNLDTLLHPQFDATALKAATPMGKGLGASPGAACGKIVFTADDATAWAEKGEKVVLVRLETSPEDITGMKAAEGILTVRGGMTSHAAVVARGMGTCCVSGCSDINMDEDNKVFTLAGKEFHEGDPISIDGSTGNIYDGIIPTVPASIAGEFGRIMTWADKYRTLKVRTNADTPEDAKRAKELGAEGIGLCRTEHMFFEESRIAAFREMICADTVEEREKALDKIMPYQQGDFEALYEALEGNPVTIRFLDPPLHEFVPTEEADIEALAKAQGKTVDQIKAIINSLHEFNPMMGHRGCRLAVTYPEIAKMQTKAVIRAALNVSKAHPDWNLVPEIMIPLVGDVKELKFVKKVVVETADAEIAAAGADLKYEVGTMIEIPRAALTADEIAKEAEFFCFGTNDLTQMTFGFSRDDAGKFLDSYYDNKIYENDPFAKLDQTGVGKLMEMAVELGKKVRPDMHCGICGEHGGDPTSVEFCHKIGLDYVSCSPFRVPIARLAAAQAAIAEKN; this is encoded by the coding sequence ATGAGTCACAAGTATGTGTACCTTTTTAAAGAAGGTAACAAGGACATGCGTAATCTTCTAGGCGGTAAGGGTGCTAACCTAGCTGAAATGACAGGTCTAGGCCTACCAGTACCACAGGGCTTCACAATTACAACAGAAGCTTGTACAAAGTACTATGAAGATGGCAGAAAGATCAATGATGAAATCCAGGCTGAAATCATGGAATACATCATCAAGATGGAAGAAATCACAGGTAAGAAGTTTGGTGATAAGGAAAACCCACTACTAGTTTCTGTTCGTTCAGGTGCTAGAGCTTCTATGCCAGGTATGATGGATACAATCCTTAACCTAGGTCTAAACGAAGATGTTGTTGCTGTTATGGCTGAAAAGTCAAACAACCCTCGTTGGGCATGGGACTGCTACAGAAGATTCATTCAGATGTATTCTGACGTAGTTATGGAAGTTGGTAAGAAGTACTTTGAAGTTCTTATCGACGAAATGAAAGATAAGAAGGGTGTTACTCAGGACGTTGAACTAACTGCTGAAGATCTACAGGAACTAGCAGAACAGTTCAAGGCTGAATACAAGAAGCAGATTGGCGTTGACTTCCCTACTGATCCTAAGGAACAGCTAATGGGCGCTATTGAAGCTGTATTCCGTTCATGGGATAACCCTAGAGCTAACGTTTATAGAAGAGATAACGATATTCCTTATTCATGGGGTACTGCAGTTAACGTACAGGCAATGGCATTCGGTAACATGGGTGACGATTGTGGTACAGGTGTTGCATTTACAAGAGACCCATCAACAGGTGCTAAGGGTCTATTCGGTGAATTCCTAACAAACGCACAGGGCGAAGACGTTGTTGCAGGTGTTCGTACACCAATGCACATTTCTGAAATGGAACAGAAGTTCCCAGAAGCATTCGCACAGTTCAAGACAGTTTGTAAGACTCTAGAAGATCACTACAGAGATATGCAGGATATGGAATTTACTGTTGAACACGGTAAGCTATATATGCTACAGACAAGAAACGGTAAGAGAACAGCTCAGGCTGCTCTAAAGATTGCTTGTGACCTAGTTGACGAAGGCATGAGAACAGAAGAAGAAGCTGTTGCAATGATCGACCCTCGTAACCTAGACACACTACTTCACCCACAGTTTGATGCTACAGCTCTAAAGGCTGCTACACCAATGGGTAAGGGTCTTGGCGCTTCTCCAGGTGCTGCTTGTGGTAAGATCGTATTCACAGCTGATGACGCTACTGCTTGGGCAGAAAAAGGCGAAAAGGTTGTTCTAGTTAGACTAGAAACATCTCCTGAAGACATCACAGGTATGAAGGCTGCTGAAGGTATCCTAACAGTTCGTGGTGGTATGACATCTCACGCTGCTGTTGTTGCTCGTGGTATGGGTACTTGCTGTGTATCCGGTTGTTCAGACATCAACATGGATGAAGACAACAAGGTATTCACACTAGCAGGTAAGGAATTCCACGAAGGCGATCCAATTTCAATTGACGGTTCAACAGGTAACATTTATGATGGTATCATCCCAACAGTTCCTGCTTCAATCGCCGGTGAATTTGGTAGAATTATGACTTGGGCTGACAAGTACAGAACTCTAAAGGTTAGAACAAATGCTGATACACCAGAAGATGCTAAGAGAGCTAAGGAACTAGGTGCTGAAGGTATTGGTCTATGCCGTACAGAACACATGTTCTTCGAAGAATCAAGAATTGCTGCATTCAGAGAAATGATCTGTGCAGATACAGTTGAAGAAAGAGAAAAGGCTCTAGATAAGATTATGCCATATCAGCAGGGCGACTTTGAAGCTCTATATGAAGCTCTAGAAGGTAACCCAGTTACTATTCGTTTCCTAGATCCTCCTCTACACGAATTCGTACCAACTGAAGAAGCTGACATCGAAGCTCTAGCTAAGGCTCAGGGTAAGACAGTTGATCAGATTAAGGCTATTATCAACAGCCTACACGAATTCAACCCAATGATGGGTCACCGTGGTTGTCGTCTAGCAGTTACATATCCTGAAATTGCTAAGATGCAGACAAAGGCAGTTATCAGAGCTGCTCTAAACGTATCTAAGGCTCATCCTGATTGGAACTTAGTTCCTGAAATTATGATCCCACTAGTTGGTGATGTTAAGGAACTTAAGTTCGTAAAGAAAGTTGTTGTTGAAACAGCTGACGCTGAAATTGCTGCTGCAGGTGCAGATCTAAAATACGAAGTTGGTACAATGATCGAAATCCCAAGAGCTGCTCTAACAGCTGACGAAATCGCTAAGGAAGCTGAATTCTTCTGCTTCGGTACTAACGACCTAACACAGATGACATTTGGTTTCTCAAGAGACGATGCAGGTAAGTTCCTAGATTCTTACTATGACAACAAGATTTATGAAAACGATCCATTTGCTAAGCTAGACCAGACCGGTGTTGGCAAACTAATGGAAATGGCTGTTGAACTAGGTAAAAAAGTTAGACCAGATATGCACTGCGGTATCTGTGGTGAACATGGTGGTGACCCAACATCTGTTGAGTTCTGTCATAAGATTGGTCTAGATTATGTATCTTGCTCACCATTCAGAGTTCCAATCGCAAGACTTGCTGCTGCTCAGGCTGCTATTGCCGAAAAGAACTAA
- a CDS encoding DDE-type integrase/transposase/recombinase produces the protein MQIDVKEVPYNCLRGKALRDGKHFYQWTAIDECTRMRFVYGFEEHTPENSTKFLKMLLKEFPFKIQTIQTDNGIEFTYKYQSSEVKSPFEIELNKLGINHKLIPPRTPWHNGKVERSHRNDQRYFYEWETFRNIEELNTKLKGHLEWSNNKTMRTLDYKSPMQLLSEKLELKSIH, from the coding sequence GTGCAGATAGATGTAAAAGAAGTGCCATATAATTGCTTAAGAGGTAAGGCTTTAAGGGACGGAAAGCATTTTTATCAATGGACTGCAATAGATGAATGTACAAGGATGAGATTTGTATATGGGTTTGAAGAACATACACCTGAAAACTCAACCAAATTCTTGAAAATGTTATTGAAAGAATTTCCGTTTAAAATACAGACTATTCAAACAGATAACGGAATAGAGTTCACATATAAATATCAGAGCAGTGAAGTGAAAAGTCCTTTTGAAATAGAATTAAACAAACTAGGTATAAATCATAAATTAATACCACCACGAACACCTTGGCACAACGGAAAGGTAGAAAGAAGTCATAGAAACGACCAAAGATATTTCTATGAATGGGAAACATTCAGAAATATTGAAGAATTAAACACAAAATTAAAAGGACATTTGGAATGGAGTAATAACAAAACAATGAGAACACTTGATTACAAGAGTCCAATGCAGTTATTGAGTGAAAAGTTAGAATTGAAATCCATTCATTAA
- a CDS encoding ABC transporter permease has translation MRRIFRLHKIFIIQHLKKLMEYKVDFVIGAVGFLLSQAVEILFIGIIFSQIPNLAGWSFNEILFIYGFSLIPKSIDHLFFDNLWTVGYGIVRKGDFDKYLTRPINSLFYITVEKFQVDAFGEMLMGIILIVYSLVNIGASIVWGRMIVLLLLVPFCVLIFTSVKILTSAISFWTKQSGHITHMFYMTSDFAKYPVTIYNNFVKIIITYIIPFAFTAYYPASFFLHGDNALFCILGTILISTALFLVSIFVWNKGISNYESAGS, from the coding sequence ATGAGAAGAATTTTTAGACTTCATAAAATATTTATTATTCAGCATCTAAAAAAGCTAATGGAATACAAGGTGGATTTTGTTATCGGTGCAGTAGGTTTCTTGCTTTCTCAAGCAGTTGAAATCTTGTTTATCGGGATTATCTTTAGCCAAATTCCGAATTTAGCAGGTTGGTCATTTAATGAAATACTTTTCATTTATGGTTTCAGCCTAATTCCAAAGTCTATTGACCATCTGTTCTTTGATAATCTATGGACGGTAGGGTATGGTATTGTGAGAAAAGGTGATTTCGATAAATACCTAACACGACCAATCAACAGTTTATTCTATATAACAGTTGAAAAGTTCCAGGTTGATGCTTTTGGTGAAATGCTAATGGGAATTATCTTAATTGTGTATAGCTTAGTTAACATCGGTGCAAGTATAGTGTGGGGAAGAATGATTGTGTTACTTTTATTAGTACCGTTCTGCGTACTTATCTTTACAAGTGTAAAGATTTTAACATCAGCTATATCTTTTTGGACAAAACAAAGTGGTCACATTACTCATATGTTCTATATGACAAGTGACTTTGCAAAGTATCCGGTAACAATCTATAATAACTTTGTCAAGATTATTATTACTTACATTATTCCATTTGCATTTACTGCTTATTATCCGGCAAGTTTCTTCTTGCATGGAGATAATGCTTTGTTCTGTATTTTAGGAACAATTTTAATTTCTACTGCTTTATTCTTAGTTTCAATCTTTGTGTGGAACAAAGGTATTAGTAATTACGAATCAGCAGGTTCATAA
- a CDS encoding ABC transporter permease, with amino-acid sequence MKRFFRTYLPFSRAGLQSAMAYRANFVFFLIGEIFKCFVMFFLWKAVFVSSGSETFMGFTMENMIVYVFISFLTGYLSFSDGAFALGEEIVDGSVSMRLIKPCSFDMCFLFQELGNKVINYSIMFVPIVVGVEIYRYVATGAVCFNIVNFLLFFVSLQLAYFINFYFNVIYGFLAFFLKNLWGTGLIKDVIVGFLSGATIPLAFMPNALRIVLTYLPFSSISYTPVMLYMGMYDVKQIVSSMLLQVVWLIIFVLISKLIWKSATKHLCVQGG; translated from the coding sequence ATGAAACGATTTTTTAGAACATATCTTCCATTCTCAAGAGCAGGACTACAGTCTGCAATGGCATATAGAGCAAACTTTGTTTTCTTCTTAATAGGAGAAATTTTTAAATGCTTTGTAATGTTCTTTCTGTGGAAAGCAGTTTTTGTAAGTTCAGGTAGTGAAACCTTTATGGGTTTTACTATGGAAAATATGATAGTATATGTGTTTATTTCTTTCCTAACAGGATATTTGTCATTTAGTGATGGTGCATTTGCCTTAGGTGAAGAAATAGTTGATGGTTCAGTAAGTATGCGACTGATTAAGCCTTGTTCTTTTGATATGTGCTTTTTGTTCCAAGAACTTGGCAACAAGGTTATCAATTATTCTATTATGTTTGTGCCTATTGTAGTAGGTGTTGAAATTTATAGATATGTTGCTACAGGTGCTGTTTGCTTTAATATAGTGAACTTCTTGCTGTTCTTTGTGTCACTGCAACTTGCATATTTCATCAACTTTTACTTTAATGTAATATATGGTTTCTTAGCATTCTTTCTAAAAAACTTATGGGGTACGGGACTAATCAAAGATGTAATAGTCGGTTTCCTATCAGGTGCTACAATTCCATTGGCATTTATGCCAAATGCACTTAGAATTGTGCTAACATATTTGCCTTTCTCAAGCATTTCATATACTCCTGTAATGCTTTATATGGGAATGTATGATGTAAAGCAGATTGTATCTTCAATGCTTTTACAAGTTGTTTGGCTTATAATTTTTGTATTAATTTCAAAGTTAATATGGAAAAGTGCCACAAAACACCTATGTGTACAAGGAGGCTGA